The Pectinophora gossypiella unplaced genomic scaffold, ilPecGoss1.1 Pgos_63, whole genome shotgun sequence genome has a window encoding:
- the LOC126381568 gene encoding uncharacterized protein LOC126381568 translates to MDEPQYQESKQTLSSESEEDGVNTRPRRKHIKMATPTLPAPSLAQLPPPAANGPSPVQLRIPPFWPEKPTVWFAQVEGQFAIMHITDDATKFYHILATLDRQVAAEVEDVLTGPASYQRLKEELIKRLSVSRENKVKQLLMHEQLGNRKPSQFLRHLQHLAGPAIPEDFLKTIWTSRLPTGLQPIVASQPTLSLDALAELADRVNDIVAPSQQVAAASTSSSSSPIDELARQVAELTKQVCALTMQARHRPRSRERRSEARNRSRSSSRRSQSSYRRHPICWFHNKHGAKANRCIKPCDYHSGNFPGSQ, encoded by the coding sequence ATGGACGAACCGCAGTACCAAGAGTCGAAGCAGACGTTGTCCAGTGAAAGCGAAGAGGACGGGGTTAACACGCGACCACGACGCAAGCACATCAAGATGGCGACGCCCACTTTACCGGCACCGTCATTAGCGCAACTACCGCCACCGGCAGCAAACGGACCATCTCCGGTGCAGTTGCGTATACCGCCATTCTGGCCAGAAAAACCGACAGTTTGGTTCGCTCAAGTTGAAGGTCAGTTTGCAATAATGCATATCACTGATGACGCAACCAAATTTTATCATATTCTGGCCACCCTGGACAGACAAGTTGCGGCAGAAGTTGAAGACGTTCTCACTGGCCCCGCCAGTTACCAACGTCTGAAGGAAGAGCTTATCAAGAGGCTTTCGGTGTCCCGCGAAAATAAGGTCAAACAGTTACTCATGCACGAGCAGTTGGGTAACCGAAAGCCATCACAATTCCTGCGACACCTCCAGCACTTAGCGggaccagcaataccagaggaCTTCCTTAAAACTATATGGACGAGCCGTCTTCCCACTGGGTTGCAGCCAATCGTTGCGTCCCAGCCTACCCTGTCCCTGGATGCCCTGGCCGAACTCGCCGACCGGGTAAATGACATCGTGGCGCCTTCGCAGCAGGTCGCAGCAGCGtcaacatcatcatcgtcatcaccgaTCGACGAGCTGGCACGTCAGGTAGCGGAGCTGACGAAGCAAGTCTGCGCCCTGACAATGCAAGCCAGGCACCGACCACGATCCAGAGAACGAAGGTCCGAGGCCAGGAACCGCTCCAGATCATCATCACGCAGATCACAATCCAGTTATCGGAGACACCCCATCTGCTGGTTCCACAATAAGCACGGAGCGAAGGCGAACCGGTGCATAAAGCCCTGCGATTATCACTCGGGAAACTTCCCGGGCAGTCAGTAG
- the LOC126381573 gene encoding uncharacterized protein LOC126381573: MRGPYRVTKVLPHGRYELQRLAGSYGKTTQAAAEYIMPWRGEWTPEACAAYFESADQSEEEPTPASVDMPQEVDALPLIPETVSAETQSAGMAIDEVQPSTSRGTQILSRTKPTAEPSMPLLDTDMDS, encoded by the exons ATGCGTGGACCGTACCGGGTGACAAAGGTGTTACCGCACGGACGCTACGAGCTTCAGCGGCTGGCGGGTTCCTACGGGAAGACAACCCAGGCGGCAGCGGAGTACATCATGCCATGGCGTGGGGAGTGGACTCCTGAAGCGTGTGCTGCTTATTTCGAAA GTGCAGACCAGAGCGAGGAGGAGCCCACGCCAGCGAGTGTTGACATGCCACAAGAAGTGGATGCGCTGCCGCTGATCCCTGAGACTGTCTCGGCAGAGACACAATCTGCCGGAATGGCAATTGACGAGGTCCAGCCCAGCACGTCGAGAGGCACGCAGATCCTGTCTCGAACCAAGCCAACAGCCGAGCCTTCTATGCCGCTGCTAGACACGGACATGGATAGCTAA